One Camelina sativa cultivar DH55 chromosome 3, Cs, whole genome shotgun sequence genomic window carries:
- the LOC104759825 gene encoding two-pore potassium channel 4-like has translation MEGEILLNENLLHHPVEASPAAVSKSKWTILVLALILLSFYLTLGVFTYSCFRDQFSGTETYLWVDAFYFSVVTLCTVGYGDIVPSTPTTKILTIVLVSVGVVCLDFLLNRVVNHVLSLQENAILDRIKTGNRAIRDHIAEDGRIRLKWKLCLAFCVVFLCVATGTCFLHVFERLDWLDSVYLSVISVTTVGYGDKAFKTIEGRIFAVFWLLLSAIAMASLFVYLAEMKIDRTTVMKLPTSESEFVVSKLRESGKVSEDDILLILNEFENREKVPSSGL, from the exons ATGGAAGGCGAGATACTCCTCAATGAGAACCTTCTTCACCATCCCGTCGAAGCCTCACCAGCCGCTGTATCGAAATCGAAATGGACCATTCTTGTACTAGCGCTGATCCTCCTCTCTTTCTACTTAACCTTGGGGGTTTTCACATATTCTTGTTTCCGAGACCAGTTCTCTGGAACCGAGACTTATCTTTGGGTTGACGCCTTCTACTTCTCCGTCGTCACTTTGTGCACTGTCGGTTACGGCGACATTGTCCCGTCCACTCCGACGACCAAGATCTTGACCATCGTTTTGGTATCAGTCGGCGTCGTGTGTCTCGATTTCTTGCTCAACCGCGTAGTGAACCACGTTCTCAGTCTTCAAGAAAACGCGATTCTTGATCGTATCAAGACTGGAAACAGAGCCATTAGAGATCACATCGCCGAAGATGGTAGGATAAGGCTAAAGTGGAAACTGTGTTTAGCGTTCTGCGTCGTCTTTCTCTGCGTCGCGACTGGAACTTGCTTCCTTCACGTTTTCGAGAGATTAGATTGGTTGGATTCGGTTTACTTGTCGGTTATCTCGGTTACGACGGTTGGTTATGGAGATAAAGCGTTTAAGACGATTGAAGGAAGGATCTTCGCAGtgttttggcttcttctttCGGCTATTGCAATGgctagtttgtttgtttacttggCTGAGATGAAAATCGATCGTACTACTGTCATGAAATTGCCCACCAG TGAATCAGAGTTTGTCGTGTCCAAGCTTAGAGAAAGTGGGAAGGTTAGTGAGGATGACATACTGCTGATCCTAAACGAGTTCGAGAATCGTGAAAAAGTGCCATCAAGCGGATTGTGA